Proteins from one Rhodanobacteraceae bacterium genomic window:
- a CDS encoding LPXTG cell wall anchor domain-containing protein, producing the protein MFSNPWVLGGIGAAALALIGLLFARRRKKEEPASDFGDAEHAADDHGGYFPAERAPAAIAEVGDAEEGGSARPGRDESV; encoded by the coding sequence TTGTTCTCCAACCCGTGGGTGCTGGGCGGCATTGGCGCCGCTGCACTCGCCCTCATCGGCCTGCTGTTCGCGCGCCGTCGCAAGAAGGAAGAGCCGGCGAGCGATTTCGGCGACGCCGAGCATGCGGCAGACGATCATGGCGGCTATTTCCCGGCCGAGCGAGCGCCGGCAGCGATTGCCGAGGTCGGCGATGCGGAGGAAGGAGGCTCTGCTCGACCAGGTCGCGATGAATCCGTCTGA
- a CDS encoding tetratricopeptide repeat protein: MDDELGDLGVFGDDAVATKLDLARAYMDMGDPDGARSMLEEVIGEGNAAQQDEARKLLSSLG, from the coding sequence ATGGACGATGAACTCGGGGATCTCGGCGTGTTCGGCGACGATGCAGTCGCGACCAAGCTCGACCTGGCGCGCGCCTACATGGACATGGGCGATCCGGACGGCGCCCGCAGCATGCTCGAAGAGGTCATCGGCGAAGGCAATGCGGCGCAGCAGGACGAAGCGCGCAAGTTGCTGAGCAGCCTGGGCTGA
- the truA gene encoding tRNA pseudouridine(38-40) synthase TruA: MPRYALGIEYDGTGFLGWQTQHQEPTVQATLERALAFVADQPVTAVCAGRTDTGVHARGQVVHFDCEATRGERAWVMGVNSRLPPSVAVCWAQPVRDDFHARYSARRRSYRYRILRRATRPALDARLCTWVREPLDVDAMRRAVPALIGEQDFSSFRTVACQSRSPVRNLARIDLAESGEFLDFEFEANAFLHHMIRNLVGSLLLVGKGEQPPSWIAEVLAARDRTRAGPTAPPQGLTFLAARYPAEFGLPPAHTL, encoded by the coding sequence ATGCCTCGTTACGCACTCGGCATCGAATACGACGGCACCGGCTTCCTGGGCTGGCAAACCCAGCACCAGGAGCCCACGGTGCAGGCCACGCTGGAGCGTGCGCTCGCTTTCGTCGCCGACCAGCCGGTTACGGCGGTCTGTGCCGGACGCACCGACACCGGTGTGCATGCGCGCGGGCAGGTCGTGCATTTCGACTGTGAGGCCACCCGCGGCGAGCGCGCCTGGGTGATGGGCGTCAACTCGCGGCTGCCGCCGAGCGTGGCCGTGTGCTGGGCGCAACCGGTGCGCGATGATTTCCACGCGCGCTACAGTGCGCGCCGCCGCAGCTATCGCTACCGCATCCTGCGCCGCGCCACGCGGCCGGCGTTGGATGCGCGACTGTGCACCTGGGTGCGCGAGCCACTGGATGTGGACGCGATGCGCCGGGCGGTGCCGGCACTGATCGGCGAGCAGGACTTCAGCAGCTTCCGCACCGTCGCTTGCCAGTCGCGTTCGCCGGTGCGCAACCTCGCGCGGATCGATCTCGCCGAAAGCGGCGAATTCCTCGATTTCGAATTCGAGGCGAATGCCTTCCTGCATCACATGATCCGCAACTTGGTCGGCAGCCTGCTGCTGGTCGGCAAGGGCGAGCAACCGCCGTCCTGGATCGCCGAGGTGCTGGCCGCGCGCGACCGTACGCGCGCCGGCCCGACCGCGCCGCCGCAGGGATTGACCTTCCTGGCGGCGCGCTACCCGGCCGAATTCGGCCTGCCGCCGGCGCACACGCTGTGA